The sequence AAATAAGGCCTGATGAAAAGGAAATTGCCACTGCATTACAGGCCATGGGCACCAATTGTCTGCCGTATTTGATCGCCAGAATTAAGTTAAAAGAATCGATGTCTGAAAAAATGGGATTCGATTTCAATCCAAGACTGCCTTTTGATGAATCTTCAAGAGAAATAGAACTAGAGCAGAAGCGTCGGCAGGCAGCGAAGGGTTTCTGTATGCTGGGGCCGATTGCCACACCGGCCATTCCACAACTGGTTCCACTATTAAATGATGAAACCGTAGTAGTCTCCGTTACTTGTGCTTTGGTGGGCATCGGAACCGCAGCATACCCCGCGCTATTTCAGGCTCTGCAACATACGAATACTAATATTCGACGCTCCGCAGCTTTAGGTATCTCCCAGCACAGGGGAAAAGGAGAATTTGCCATACCCGCACTGCTCGCAATGTTAAATGATCCAGATGGAAAAGTCCGTTCTGCGGCTGCCTATACGTTAGGCAAAATAAACAAACAGCCGGAAATTGTCGTTCCCGCGCTTATTAAAGGATTATCAGACCCGGATCCTTCCAAGGGTGCGAGTATGGCGTTTGGGTTATATGGATATGGAAAGGCTGCCGTCCCAGCGCTGCCTTTGCTAAGGGAACTTCTCACCAAAACCAACCTGACGTATTTTCAAGTAGAAGAGATTCATAGGGTAATCGGGAGTCTTTCCGGCCCTTTTCTACCATGATGCCAGCAGAGGGTGCCAGGCGCGTCCATTTCTGAAAGAGTGAGACTCGTTACCTCATCGCCTACCTTTATCGGGGCGCTTTTTTGATGGTCAACGGGGCGATTCCGAGGCAGAATGCCGCCCATGAAAACCACGACGAAAGTATGGCTGGGCGCAAGCGCGCTGCTCGCCCTCGTCGTGGCGTTGTACTGCTCCCCGCCACTACCCCCGCCGTCCAAAACCCCGTAATTCTGCCCTGCGCCGCTGGAGTTCTGCCGCATAATACTATGAAAGATTTAACGAATCCGCGTTGGATGTGGCTCAAGGCCGGGTTGCTGCTGTTGATCGGCGTGGTGGCCGCGCTGTTGTTGCTGTTGGAGGCCGCCACGGTGAAGACGGCGGTGCTGCTCGGCATTGTGATCTGGAGTTTTTGCCGCGCTTACTACTTCGCCTTCTATGTCATCGAGCATTATGTGGACCCCGGCTACCGGTTTTCCGGGTTGCTCGCGTTTCTGCGCTACGCGCTGCGGCGGAAGGTGTGAGCGCCGCCCCCCGCCCTACTGCGGGGCTTTCTGCTTTTTATTCTTGCCGCCCGCTTTCTGGTTGCCCCCGCCGGCGTCGGTGAAGGGCGGGTTCTCAAAGATGCAGGTTTCGCCGAGGACGCGCGGGTCCTTGGCCTCGGTGAGGACTTGGAGGAGGCGCGCGGAGAGTTCGTCTTTCACTTTGGCGTAGGCGGGATCGCCCGCGAGGTTCTTGGTTTGGTCCGGGTCGTTGCGGACGTCGTAAAGTTCTTCGCCGGGGCGCTTGCCAAAGGCCCAATTGTAGTGCCACTTCCATTCGGGGGTCAGGCGCTGGCCGATGAGCCAGGCTTTGGTGGGGCTGGCGTCCATATCGGCAAAGGCGGCAAAGGTGTTGTGTTCGAGGACGCTCGCGGGCGGGGCCTCGGTGTCCGTAACCAGGCCGGGGCTGCCCATTGGCCAGCGGTCCGGCATGAAATTGCGGACGTAGAGGAAGTCCGGGGTGCGAATGGCGCGGTGGGGATAGGGTAAATTCCCCGGACGCGCGGCGGCGACGTGGCGCTCGCGGCCGGTGACAACCCAAGTGCGGGCGGGATCCACCTGGCCGGATTTATTGGTTTGGAGGACGTCCCAAAAGCTTTTGGCAATCATGGTGGCGGGAGGCTTGACACCGCCGATTTCCAGGAACGTGGGGGCGAGGTCCATCAGGTTGACGAAATCTTCCAGCACGCGCCCGCCCTGGACGCCCGGCACGCGGGCGATGAGGGCCACGCCGACGCCGAAGTCGTACAGGTTGCATTTGCCGCCGGGCACACCGGGCATGCCGTGGTCGCCGCTGATGACGATGATGGTGTTATCGAGTTCGCCGGCGTCCGCAACCATTTTGACGAGCAGCCCGACGCTGGCATCCCAAGCCTGGATTTCGCCCATGTAATCGGTGTAATCCTCGCGGACTTCCGGCACGTCGGGCATGAACTTGGGGAGTTTGCCTTGGACGGACTCCGGCTCGATCCCCCAAAGGGCTTTGCCGGAACCTTTCTCAAATTCGCGATGGGTGAGCGTGGGGCCGAACCAGAAGCAGAACGGCTGGCCGGGCTTGCGGTCGTCGAGGAAAGCTTTGAAGTTGTCGCGGACTTGGCCGAGCATCTTGCCCTTGGCGGCCTCGAAGGTCATGCCCTCGCGGACCATCCGGGTGGCGTTGGCGGAAAAGCGGTTGAACTCGCGCCCGGCCTTTTCATAGGCGTGCTGGGCGCCGCCGTACGGGGCATCCGCCGGCGTGCCGGGGCTCCAGACTTTGTAGCTCTTGCCGATGTGGTAGCCGGCGTCGCGCAGCAGCAGCGGGTAGCTGGGAATCTTCTCATCCCACATCGCGCCTTGCAGAATCGCGCCGCGCCCGGTGCGGAAGAAGTATTGGCCGGAGAGCAGTGAGCTGCGGCAGGGTGTGCAACTGGGGGCGGTGACGTACGCGTTCTTGAACAGCGCCCCCTCGCGGGCGATGCGGTCAATATTCGGGGTCTTGATGACCTGGTTGATGGAGGGGCGGGTCTCCGTGGCGGCATAGACGCCCGCATAGCGGCCCCAATCATCCGCAAAGAGGAAAAGAATATTGGGCCGCGCGGGTTTCACCGCCGCAACGGCGCTGCCGCCAATGAGCACCAGACCGATCAGCCAGCCAAGACTTGCAATGCGCTTCATCGGGGCATGAAGCCACTCCGCCGCGGAAAATACAAGCCTGCAAGCGGCGGCCATGCGGCCCGCGCCCGCGCTGCGGCCCCGCTTACGCGCTTGACTCACGCCCGGTAAGGCGTATGAAACGTGTGGCCGATTGCGAGGCCGGATGATCGCGGCTCCCTCATGACACGTACATACGATTTGGTAATGACTCACCACTTGGACGCGGATGATTATTTCATCCAGCGCGTCCAGTGGCATTGCGCTGCCGCCGGGCTGAACTTCTTTCTCATCGAGCCGCTGTGGGTGCGGGAATTCCAGGAAGCATTGCGGGCCAACCGCGTCTGGGCGCGGGCGCTGATTAACATGCATAGCGAGCATCATCAGCCCGAGGACATTTATCATCAGTTGATTCTGCTCGCCGCGGAACGCAATATCCTGCTCGTGGACCCGCCGGCGGTGGCGCTGGCGGCATTTGACAAGGCGCGGCTGCATCCCCAGTTGGAGGCGGCGGGCATTCCGGTGCCGCCCACAGTGATTGTGCCAGCCGAGGCCGCGGCGGCCTTCCAACTTTCCGCGGCGGACCGGGAGCGATTGGGCAGCCCGTTTGTCATCAAGCCGTGCCGGGGTTACGGGCGGCGCGGCGTCCTCCTCAAGGCGGAGAGTGAAGCGGATTTAGCCGCCTCGATGGCGCAATGGCCCGACTCGCATTACCTCCTGCAAAAGCGGATCGTCCCCGCCCTGGTCGGCGAAGAGCCCGCCTACTTCCGCGTCTTTTACGTCTTCGGCGCGGTGTGGAGTTGTTGGTGGAATTGCCACAACGACCGCTACCGCCTGATGTCCACCGCCGATCATGGGGCCTGGCAACTGGACCGCGCGGAAGCCAAAGTGCGCCGGATCGCCGCGCTGACCGGCATGAACTTTTTCTCCACCGAATTTGCGTTCACGGAGGACCGGAAATTTGTCGCCATTGATTATGTGAACGACCAGTGCCACCTGCTCAGCCAATCCATCAGCCCCGCGA comes from Verrucomicrobiota bacterium and encodes:
- a CDS encoding sulfatase, whose translation is MKRIASLGWLIGLVLIGGSAVAAVKPARPNILFLFADDWGRYAGVYAATETRPSINQVIKTPNIDRIAREGALFKNAYVTAPSCTPCRSSLLSGQYFFRTGRGAILQGAMWDEKIPSYPLLLRDAGYHIGKSYKVWSPGTPADAPYGGAQHAYEKAGREFNRFSANATRMVREGMTFEAAKGKMLGQVRDNFKAFLDDRKPGQPFCFWFGPTLTHREFEKGSGKALWGIEPESVQGKLPKFMPDVPEVREDYTDYMGEIQAWDASVGLLVKMVADAGELDNTIIVISGDHGMPGVPGGKCNLYDFGVGVALIARVPGVQGGRVLEDFVNLMDLAPTFLEIGGVKPPATMIAKSFWDVLQTNKSGQVDPARTWVVTGRERHVAAARPGNLPYPHRAIRTPDFLYVRNFMPDRWPMGSPGLVTDTEAPPASVLEHNTFAAFADMDASPTKAWLIGQRLTPEWKWHYNWAFGKRPGEELYDVRNDPDQTKNLAGDPAYAKVKDELSARLLQVLTEAKDPRVLGETCIFENPPFTDAGGGNQKAGGKNKKQKAPQ
- a CDS encoding HEAT repeat domain-containing protein, translating into MKTTTKVWLGAMVAIVLIVSCSTPPTGLFSPRYNGKSLLTWVNKISPSSSEAGIGEIRPDEKEIATALQAMGTNCLPYLIARIKLKESMSEKMGFDFNPRLPFDESSREIELEQKRRQAAKGFCMLGPIATPAIPQLVPLLNDETVVVSVTCALVGIGTAAYPALFQALQHTNTNIRRSAALGISQHRGKGEFAIPALLAMLNDPDGKVRSAAAYTLGKINKQPEIVVPALIKGLSDPDPSKGASMAFGLYGYGKAAVPALPLLRELLTKTNLTYFQVEEIHRVIGSLSGPFLP